The genomic stretch CTTTTGAGCTAAGCACTCTGTTGTTGACAACAGACAACCTAATAAAAGAATCCAAATAAGAAATCTTTTCATATTCATTCTATTTTACATATAAACCCCATACTGAAGTATGAGGTTTATAATTAATACTTCATATAGTCTATGGGATGTATGATTTTATAAGTTGTATATTCCAGGCATAGTTGAGATTGGCACCAGAATCGTCTATTCCTCCAGATGTTATACCGACAGCCTCTCCTTTTGAATTTAGCAAAACACCTCCACTGCTTCCGTGATCAATTGGAGCACTAATCTGTAGAATCTTTCCGTTCTCCCTTATCTGTGATATTTCGCCAGATGAAAAAGTGTTATCCAATCCTCTTGGACTTCCGATAGTATATATTTTTTCTCCTACTTTTGGTGTATTATTTGCGATCTTAATGTAGTTTACTTTTCTGCTAACTCCAACCTTGAATATTATAAAGTCGTTGTCTTGACTCTTATGGTAAACTTCCGTTACCTTATATGAGCTTCCATCGGAAAGTATTATGTCTTCATAGCCAACAGCGGTACCTTGAAAAACATGGTAATTACTTACTGCAATACCGTTACTAGATATGAAGAAGCCAGAACCTTGGAACCCTTGATACCCAGTAGATGTATGAATCTTAAATACCGCAGATGATAGTTTTTCAAAGATCTCACTTGGAGACAAAACTCTACCATTTGTAGTATTACCGACATCTGAAGTTTTATTTGTCTGAGAAGTTCCTTTTTGTTGATGTGGTAGTGGTGGGCGACCATTATTAGAGAATGAACCTGGTCGAGAAGATGGACTAGAAACAGGATAGTTATTATTACCCTTAGGAGCTGCTGGTTTTTGAGCGCAACCTACAGATAACAGTAGTATGAGCAGTATATATAGTATTTGTTTCATATATTATTGGATTTGTCCTGGTTTGGGTAAAATATGAATCAAAAATCTTTGATTTGCTTTTTCTTCGAGTTCCCTCATTAGTCCTGTGCCGCTGAGCCTTCCATCTCCACTACCACTGATTAGTACTTCACAATTATCTCTATCAAAATGGATATTGTTATTATCCCAAAACTTTTTAAGATTTCTTGCTCGGCGATAACTTAAATCATAGTTATAATCCATTTTATCTATTCCATCTTTTGATGCCTGACCTTCAATCACAAGAAGATACTGAACCTCCGGCGTGTTTTCAGCGGCACTATGAATGAATCTTACTAACTCTTGACCAACAGACAATAATTTTTCTCGCTCAACTTTAGAAATGTTATATATTTGATCATCATCAATTTTAAAACGTACAACAAAATTCAGTTTGTGTTTTTTATTAATTGAGTCGTATACAAAATAGTTTTGGTCGAGATTTTTGGTAGCATCGTTAATTTCATTTATCTTATCAATATGGGCTTGTGTTGCATTGGCAAGATATCGCATACTATCCAACTCTTCACTATATTGTTTTTGACGAAGTACCATACGAGAGTTGAGGTTCAATAAACTGTCTCTTTCTGCTTTTAATTCTTTCACTTCAAGAGGTGTCGCATCAATTTGTTTTAACTCAACGATTGATATGATGAACAATACAACCATCAAGAAAAATAAACTAGTCATTAGATCTGCATAACTTGCCCAAAAGTGCGTTCGTTTATCTTTTCCCATTTATTAATCACCAATTTTTCCGGGTTTAGGAAGAATATGTATAAGGAATCGCTGGTTAAGTACTTCCTTTGATTCTCTCATAAGTCCTGTGCCACTTAAACGTCCATCACCACTACCACAAATTAGTACTTCACAATTTTTATCATTAAAATTCAACCCGTTATCTTCCCAAAATTTTTTAAGAGATAATGCTCTTTGATAGCTTAACTCGTAATTATAAGCATATCCATCTTTCGATGCTTGTCCTTCAATAATAAGGAGATACTGGATATGAGGGTTACTTTGTGTCGTTTTAATAATAAAATCTTGTAGGATCTTACCTGTCGTTCTTAAATCTTCTTTTGTACTTGATGGAAGACTATTCATATCTGCACTTCCACTTCTAAAATTCACAGTTACTGCAAGTTTGTGCTTTTTGAATTCAGGGAAGTATTGGAAGTATTGCGAATGCTGTGTATCGAGTTCTCGAGTTGCATTGTTTATCTCATCCGCTTTGTCAATTTTCGCTTGCAGCTCAGCGGTCTGCTCAATCGCATCAATACGAGCATTATTCAATGCTATGATAACAACTATAAATAGTGTTAGCATAACAAAGAATAGACTTGTCATAAGGTCTGCGTAACTAGCCCAAAAGAATGATTTGCTTTCCTTTGCCATATCTATTGCTCCTGTGTTGCACTTTGAGTCGACTCTAAGGAATCTACATTAACAGTTTGGTCATTACTGATATTTGGCTCTACCTGCGTAGATGTTGGAACTATAGTTTGTTGAGGCTCATTAGAAACGCCAACAACCTCAATCCTTGGTTCTGCAATAAAAGAGTTATATACATATAAGCCAAACGCCATAAAAGCAAGCAAAGTTATAGTTGCAACCATATAAGTTATGCTCTTAGGGAATACTGGAGCGGACACATGTTGCACTGCACTTTCGATGGGGAAACCTTCTCTTCTTCCACCATTATTCTGGTTTTTAAGGCTACTAACCAATCTCTCAAGTATTGCTGTCTGACCCTTCGTTGACTCAACGAGCTGTCCCATAACTGCCTTTATATCGGCAAGATTACGAATCTCTTTCATCAACTCAGTAGTTTCAGCATTTCTAGCAGCAAACTCTTCTCTTTGCTCTTGAAGCATTCTTGCAAACTCTTCCTTTTGCTCTGAATAATGCTTGAGCAGTGCATCGAACTCTGAAACAGAGTTGTTACGCAATTGAGTTACGCTTTCTCTTGTACTTTCAGCAAGTTTCTCAAATGTCTTACGCAACGTGTCGTCTACTTTTGCAACAACCTCGTTGATATACTGTTCGCGAGCGGCAACCTGATTGATCTCTCTTTCAAAGAATGCACCCATGTTCTCAATGGCGGCTGTTCGATTAAGATGCTCATTAATGTTGCTATTCAATTCATTTACGGAATGCAAATATCCTGAGACGCTGTGCAAATACTTATTAAACACAGCTATTTCACCAGTACATTCTTTAAGTTCTTTGAGAACTGTAACATTTGCCTGTGCTACGCGTTTAATGTCAATATCCTTGATTAGAGTAATCAACTCTATTTGTTCCCTAGACGACTCTTCAACTTTAGACAAGGCACCATCCAAACCCTCAATATTTGATTGGAAAGTTTGATTGAAGGTCATAAGATTTTGCTGTAATAGATACAAAGCATTTACTGCATTTCCAGACAGAACAGGTAACAACTCTGTCTGTAACCACGAGTAGAATCTGTTCTTATCAGCTTCTACCTTGGATGTAGCACTTTTAGCCGACCAAGAAATTAGAGTTGTACAGCAAATACCCACTAAACTTGCGGCCATAGCAATTGCGACACAAGTCATCAATGAGGTGATATTATCCATAAGTGATTCGCTAGACAAACCTCCACTTACAGCAATAAAACCAATACCGACAATGATACCGACCATTGTGCCCATCAAACCGAGGTATAGCGGTATAGGCTGTTGAATATTGATTTCCTCTTCTTCGGCATCGCAATATCGCTCTACTACATCTTTCATTAAATAAAAATCGCTAGCAGCTCCTTTATTTTTTTGAAGGTACATATTTAGAGCATTCCTAATCTCCTTAAGCGTATCATTATTTGTATTGATATTTAATTGAGATACGCTTATTGTATCAATATTTTCAACATAGTCATCATCATCGCTACAACTCTCTGTCTGAATTTCTTTCTCAACGATAGAGTACGATGATGTACTATTGGGGAATATTGATTTATAGGTCGCTATCTTCTTTTTAGTGTTCCTGTATATGTATATCTGTGCAACTATAATTGCTATAATTACAAGAACCACTAGAATATAATGAAGTTCCATTGTTTACTTTATTTCAACTGTTATAGGTTTAATGACTTTCCACTCTTCTCCGATACGTTCTGCAGTTCCTGTTGTCTTAATGAGTACCTGAGTGGGATCATTTGATGAGCGAGTAACAGAACAAATAGGTTCGAGATACTGACTGTCAAATTTTAGGATACGTTGTTTTACTTCCTCTTGCTCAATACATATACTTACCTCGGCTGTATATGCGTTAGCTTCTGACATAGTAAGTCTATAAATTGACTTTCCTTTTTGATATGTATCTTGAATGCTTGAAAGAATCATTGAATTAGACTCTTTTGCATAAATTTGATATACAGGTTTATCTGTAGTAGCCGGCTCCATCTTTATATTTTCTGCCACACTTTGAGTAGGAGCTGTTGCTAATGCAATATATTGCTGTAAAATATCCTTAAATTTTTTACTTGCCAAATATGCTTCTATAGCTCGATCAATTGTTGCCTGAGACGGGGCACTGGCTTGCGGTCGATAAGACGAACTTTGTCCTCCTGCAATTCTGCGAATCTCATTACGGATATAGTCGTTTGTATTGATTTCCTCTGTAATTATGTCTTTTACTCTATTCACATTTGTTCTAGGCCTTTTTCTATATGCAAAAAACGCCAAAACTACACCCAAAATTCCAATAGCAATTCCTATAAAACTAATTGCTTTAGCTTTCGTTATATTATCCTCGATTCCTGAAATTTTTCCACTCAACTCCTTTTTTGTTTCCTCTGCTTTTGCATTTAATGACTTTTCAACTGCAGTGAATTGTTTTGTTAATGTTGAGTCTGCCTTACTAATCACAGATGCTACAGCATTGTCGATTTCTTTCTTGGCACGAGCTATTTCCTGGTCAGTATATTGACTAATATTTTCTTGTGCAGTTTGCTGAGCCTTCTTTATGGCCTCATTATCATTTTCACCATTATTAGGCAATAATGAGCAACTAGCAAGCGTTATTACTGACAATAAAATTATAATCTTCTTCATTTGTTTTACATTTGATAAATGTTACGTACTACAGCGTTGATAATACCAACTAACGGGTAGAAGAATAATGTTTCTTCCAAATTGTCATCTGCACCATCTTGTGCTATCTCACTCTTCTTGATTGCTAGACCATTCTCAAGATATGTTCTAATATCTCTATAACATAAGTCCTTGACTTTATTCATAATAGAACGATCTACATCGAAATTGTCATAGAATGAGAATTTCTTATCAAGTTTGAAGGTAAATTCTATATATTCCTTAATTACGTCTACAACAGAATCCAAATCCGCTTCTGTCACATCATTATAAGTCATGTGTACATCTGCAAATTTCTCATTATCTGTACCAATAAGGATTGTTTTCATGTCTTTAATTTCCCCATAATCCTGAGATTGGAATGGAGTTAAAATGATACCTCCCTTACAAGTAGACTCTTTTGAATTTGCAGGACGGATAATATCTAGTCCATCTATTGAATAAGACTGAGCATAGATTTCCTCAAATATGATTTTAGTAAGTCTTACTAGCGTTGCGTCATTGGTGCTCAAAATGTTAAGCACTTTTGAACCATTACCACTGAAAGTCATATGACGAGGCATATCAAAGCCTTTAGCTTTCATCAATTTTGCAATATGATATACTATTGCTACATAGAACAATATTACAACATATTTACCTCTGTTATCATCTGCAAGCATCTTTGCAAAATTGATTTCCACCTTTTCCTTTTTGATCTCTTTATTGGATGCCAATGAGAACAAGAACGCAATAACATCAGTTGATACACGTTTATCAAGTACAGACTTCAATACGGCCTTTAGGCCTCTTAAATTGTTGGTCTCTAACTGATTCGTGATTATATCTTTATACTTATTTACGAAACCGTTTGAATCAGAATCGTATGAGTATCCGTCTCCAAAAATCGTATTAGCGGCAAAACGGAAAGATGTTAGGTATTTTGGTTCGCCCTTGTCAACTATCAAAACATCTGTAGTACCACCACCTATATCGACAGATACAACAGTAGAGGTTGCACCTTTCTTGGCTTTATGATAATAATATGGCGCAACAGATTCTGACGCTGCAATAATATTTGAAATAGGAGCACCAAATAAAGTTGCAAAAGTATTTTCCCATTCTGCTTTAAATTTATTAAAGCGGTTCTGTGTCATACTTGCAGGATAGAACCATACGATTTCTGTTTTACTTAAATCTCCATTATTAAGAAGTACCTTTGTTCTTAGCATCAACAAAATACTTTCAATATATTTTGAAGCTCTCTTTTTATCTTCAGTATTTGTTGACCATTTCAAGTCTGTATGTAATACATTGTACGGCAATGACAAACTCTTTTCATAAGTATAAGGGATGTTAACATTTGCCATTGCTAAAACAGCCTTATCCCAGTTTGTATTGTTACTCTCAGATATAACCGTACGCATTGGATATCCATACAAACTCTCTCCGCCAATTGTTGCCGGAATAAAGTCAGAGTTGAACACATCATTGATCATATAGTCATCTGTGATGTGCAACTTTTGAATCTGCATATCCTTCTCTGTAATATC from Phocaeicola dorei encodes the following:
- a CDS encoding S1C family serine protease; this encodes MKQILYILLILLLSVGCAQKPAAPKGNNNYPVSSPSSRPGSFSNNGRPPLPHQQKGTSQTNKTSDVGNTTNGRVLSPSEIFEKLSSAVFKIHTSTGYQGFQGSGFFISSNGIAVSNYHVFQGTAVGYEDIILSDGSSYKVTEVYHKSQDNDFIIFKVGVSRKVNYIKIANNTPKVGEKIYTIGSPRGLDNTFSSGEISQIRENGKILQISAPIDHGSSGGVLLNSKGEAVGITSGGIDDSGANLNYAWNIQLIKSYIP
- a CDS encoding flagellar motor protein MotB; protein product: MGKDKRTHFWASYADLMTSLFFLMVVLFIISIVELKQIDATPLEVKELKAERDSLLNLNSRMVLRQKQYSEELDSMRYLANATQAHIDKINEINDATKNLDQNYFVYDSINKKHKLNFVVRFKIDDDQIYNISKVEREKLLSVGQELVRFIHSAAENTPEVQYLLVIEGQASKDGIDKMDYNYDLSYRRARNLKKFWDNNNIHFDRDNCEVLISGSGDGRLSGTGLMRELEEKANQRFLIHILPKPGQIQ
- a CDS encoding OmpA family protein, which gives rise to MAKESKSFFWASYADLMTSLFFVMLTLFIVVIIALNNARIDAIEQTAELQAKIDKADEINNATRELDTQHSQYFQYFPEFKKHKLAVTVNFRSGSADMNSLPSSTKEDLRTTGKILQDFIIKTTQSNPHIQYLLIIEGQASKDGYAYNYELSYQRALSLKKFWEDNGLNFNDKNCEVLICGSGDGRLSGTGLMRESKEVLNQRFLIHILPKPGKIGD